acaaacagttaatgaggcacagTAAAGCTGCTAGCTTCTTTTCAAAAGTAAACTGACAAAGCTTTGTGTCAAATGTAGGACATTCATGACATTTGGTGAAGAAAGTAGCTTCTGTCAAACCCAGGAGACTGTCTAGATAAACATAATGGTattcaaacaaaaaataaaaagtttaaaTAATTGTAGGATCTATTTAAGCAATTTAGCTTAATTTAGTTGACTACAAGTGCCAGATGTACATTTTAGTTACATAAAACCATAGATGAGAATGCCACATGTTTATCAGATGATGTTACAGTCATACAATGATAAGTAGAAGAGAAAAGGTAGCAAGACAGTTACAAAAATACAGTTAATAAATCCAATATTACTGACATAAACGTACACTTGTCTGTAATACTGTTTATTTACCCATTAGAACAGTTACATTGATACTGTACAAAAGAGCCCTTGTGGAATATTCTGTTGAATGTGGGTAATTAAGCTTTTAACTTAACATTATTGGACCTCAAAAGAACAACCCTAATGCAGAATGGACCTCAGAAAAAAGGAGCAAggcagaataaaacaaaaaactctaAAATAACTCAAATTTAGAGACATGACCAACATTGTTTAGTACAGTAGCCGACCATCATGTTGACTGAGCCCCTCAAATGCCCCACAACCAATTTGAACAAGCCGTAGAGCTTTACCTGCTCTAAAATAATTTCACATTTCAGAGAAAGGTGCTTTAATAGGATGGATTGTCTGCATTATGTTCAAATGTACATGTATATCTTCCACCCAACATTGCTTGTAGTAAGCAGAGTTGCATACTACTAGTACATTTCATATAAAAACGTGGGAATCAGGAGAAGGCTTTCTTTAACTTGAGGTAGCCATCAAAGCGGCACTGGGCATAGTCCTGCAAAACAATATAGTCTACtttaaggcaacatttacaaatGTAACATCAAATATGTGACTGACAAAAAATCATTATGTTTATTGAAATAAATGTACCATGCCACTGGTGTTTGTTTTGTaatgtgaaataaaataaaattccTTACCATGTATCCAAACTCGATCTTGGAAATCTTTGCTTGAATGATGGACCACAGCCCCCAGAGGAAATGTGAAGCTAATGCATACCTACACATCACAGCAAGAAAGGACCAGGGCTTTAGTGATTCTGCTATAACCTTTAAATCATACATAGCGTTGCTGCTGTAGATCAAGTTGTACCTGTTAGCTTCAATTATCATGGCCTCCTCCTCCTGTGTCTGGTCCTTGGACATGTCAGAGTGTCCTCTCTGCTGTGCCAAATAACTTCTGATGAAATGAAGCTGAAATTAAAAACAAGTGACACgtaaaaaaaaagtagaaaagtgaCATCCTCTTTTGTTTACACATTTTATGATTGCCTATATCTGCATTATCTAATGTACTGCACATTGCCATCAGGAAAACCAAGTGTCTTTACTCAGAAAATGGAGTAAAGCAACTTAAAAAACGAGTGACCCCTCCCCCTCCCACCCAGCCTACATCTTCTTCCAGCTTCTCTCCTCTGGATGGCGCCACAGGCTCATCTTAATACATACCACCCAATTCATAAACAGCTTCCTTCCAACAGCACCTATGACACTTAACTCCCCTCACTACTCCACCTTACCACAAGGTCCTTTTTACTGACCCATATTGTTCTGCAGGCACTGGAAAGATCTCAATGTTATTtttgctgctgcttttaattgatatattcaTATCTCACActacactgtaacttttattcatgtacctgtgttattcatgttttattatctttgctttgaaATTAGTGTTTTAAAATtccatttttaaatatgttactGCTGCaatatgtcttaatgctcttaataactttgaattgccttgtgttgaaaggtgctatataaataagctTGCCTTGCCTCAATGAGCTGGAGGTTTCCTAtaatttcactgtctttcaaaTGTACGTTTCCTTTTTGTGTGCATTGTTTTGATGGTTATCGTTTctgttcatttatttaactgCACTGAAACTGAGCTCCTATGCTGTACCGATACAGATTCCAACAACACCGTAGCCTGGTTATTCATCTAGCCTAATTTTTAAATCAATGATTGCCACCTGAATACAACATTTGCATAAGCAATTTTAACCACTAGATGGCACTGTATGATCAGAGCGTATCCATTTCCCAAAAGAGATGGCCTTATATTTTTGGTTTAAACATCAACACTGCAAGTCTCTTTTGTGGGACTCTGAAGGATTGGACTTAAAGgtcatgcaaaatccactttttcatgtattttatacataaacatgtgtcccctctgtgtaaagagattctgaaagtttcaggggaaaaaattcgctcactttttgtcctgatccatttctataatggatgatgtacttatatgattctgttttcttcaagtttgtatcttgttggttgaacacacttattgtaagtcgctttggataaaagcatcagctaaatgcaatgtaatataaaaacctgtctgaaaatgagctgatcagatgttggccactttatgatgtcataacgatttctcttagccacccccccccccccatcttttTAACCAATTCACTCGGTAGGGGcatggggagtggctccttattttcatctaaagtaacagacagagaatcagcacttttgaaacaggcctgaaacagaggggtttatgggatgctacaatgatccgtttggtatttggagccaaacacttcagagacatgttttgtatatatatatctgagacctattatatattgatgaaaaacagtataataggggaactTTAATAGGTTAGTCTACTTTTATTCAGCCCTGGTTTAAACTGACCTGCTGCTCTCTGGTGGGATAGTTCTCCTGTGTGGCTTTGAAGAAGGGCCACTGGTTATAGGTGTAGTCATACATCCACTCACAGAAATGGTTCCCAAAGTCAAACCCCCTACATGAAAGAGTAATACATtagtcatttaaaaacaaaagagCACAATCTTTGTGTATGCATCTAAGTGTAGTCCAGACAACATATTTCGTATCAGAATGAATCATTACTGTTGATCAACAACTTTACCTGTAATTGTAACTGCTGTACTCAAAGTCAATCAGCATGAGTCTGTCAGTGGCGTTGGGGTCCTTGTCTTCCAGTATCAGAATATTACCTGCAGCAGCAAAACAAGATTTTCTCTTAATAATAATGTCAGCCTCTGTGGGGTTAAGACACATCGACTATAACTGAACTTCACGAGTCACATTGTtttgcacaaagaagtgctTTTTGTAGAACATATACATATTGTATATGTTGGCGATTGAGAGGTTTTGAATGTGGACATGCTCAAATGTACTTTTGGTCTGGGTTGGATACCTAATTCCAATTTGAGTGACAATGTTGGCTTTATTAGATAACAAAACTAAGACAGGAAAGTAGGAGAGAGGGGTGCCCTCAATAGTGGTACATCCTAAAACTTGTGGCAGTACGAATAGAGACCTTATCTCATTCACCATGACAATGTCACAATGTACAAAGCCAGCTCTGTGACTAAATTGTTTTCCTAGATAAGTGTGGACAAACTTGACTTGCCTGTACGGAGGAAGAGCTGCAAAGCTACCCATATGAGCAAAAACTGTCACAGTAGATATATTGGCATAATCACATATCACAATCAGCTATGTGTATATTTGGCAGTTTTCCATATCTTTAATATGTCAGTTCAGATTAAGTAGTTATTCTAAGAGACATTCCCATTTATTAAAAAGCTATTCCCCGACCGCCACCTTGTATTCTTCATCTTCAAATACAGGAAGATACATATGAATTTGAGCAGTTCCTATTAATAACTACACCCAAGCCTTTCTTTGACTTATGGTTATAACTGCTAAGGGTTGATCAATTAGCCAAAGTTAGAAGTTTGAGGATTAAAGTGTACCTTCCGTGACGTCATTGTGGCAGAATACCACTGGTGATTTAGTCTCGGCCAGCAGCGCACTGTGGTGAAGGAAAGAGTCAGATGAACAGAGTAGATGATGACAGAGAAAGGGAGAGGAAAGAAGGAGCTTGTCAGTGATGCATTTGCAGGCGGTGTTACTTGCTAATCATTAATACCAATTTTAAAGAAATTAGGCGAGGATAAAATATGATGTcctagagcaggggtcggcaaccttttTCATATGAagttccattaaaaaaaaaaattgttatcaGCGTGCCAACGATCGAGAATATtaaaggggggggggttgtggaGCTTGACGCTCGTGAACTATCAGCAggagggcggggggagcctttgtgaaacagaagaatagctaaataaatgcaacggcctCCAAAGAcaagctcgcctctctccagtcatttaagctaaagtgggttattgaagctgaagcttgttgcttctgccctcctcgactacggtctgggagccgacaggaaagttcaacacacaggtggcagtccgcccctttgtagcatattatttcaatgagagatgagcagatcaccactgggctttcaactaaatacacagccacgcaaaaactgcggcatttgtACAGTTCCTTATGGGTAGGCCTACTGCAATTAGTGAAGTGCTTTCCTCTGTGGTGAAACGATCTGCAgtgcaccacggaggaaagcggcagaaGGTCACCTGGAGataaagagagcggggctgcgctgcgtgcatggcttccttctgcaggtaacggggagactcggtctggcggcggtctcgttcaggatccgaaaatacaatttaaatatttttgcacacttattccacttattcctagtgtgccactggttaaGGTGCCGTGTGCCAATGCCGGCACGTGTGCCAGGGGTTTCCGACCCCTGTCCTAGAGACTACAGTTACTACACTGCAGCAATGAcggtattttatttttaataattaTTCATTCAAATTGTACTGTAAAGAGGCATACTAGGCAAAACTATACTGATTAATTCAAAGCATCTATGTATGTAACCCATAAGATCAATCAAACCAAGAAGATGGCGCCTTGAAGTCTCATAACTGTGTCAGACGTCAGTGGGAGACTGCATCatatataaaagataaaacatgtGCTCATAGATAAACAGTGACAATAAACACTGTGCTGATTATCTATTGGCTGCAGAGGTCAGCCCACCTGGAGGACTCAGCTGTGAAGTCATGGAGGGACTGGGACAAAGGTCAGTTATTAGACtggagagcacacacacacacacacacacacacacacacacacacacacacacacacacacacacacacacacacacacacacacacacacacacacacacacacaccacacacacacacacacacacacacacacacacacacacacacacacacacacacacacacacacacacacaccacacacacacacacacacacacacacacacacacacacacacacacacacacacacacacacacacacacacacacacacacacacacacacacacacacacacacacaggtttttAGTGCTGGTCCTTAAACATCAGTAGTAACAGGCTAACCTGACCAACTTCCTAAAATCTACACGACATCAGATTAGGTTCAACATTATTGTCATTGCACAGGATATTGAGTGAAGACAATGCAATAAGGGTATGCATGTGCTAGATACAGCGTGAGCAGTTGAACAGTATTTACAGTGGGTAAATTACAGCAAATGATATGCGATGGCTCTGACCAAACAACCTCTTGTTGACACTTGGCTTAAGCAATAGTGATTGCATCATCGTGTTTCTACTTCCCCTCAAAATCAGTTTTTGACACTGACTGTAAAACTCTGAATCACGAGGGTTTGCATGTTCAATGATCCTCCTGCTAAGTTGTGATTtacaaaaagagaaaaatatGATATTTATTGTATTGACGTTTTTGTCCTCGTACATGAGTATCTGCAAGAGTTGTAATTGCCAATAGTagttttgtgtgtgtatattgtATTTTAGATTATTTTtcaaacattttgaaaaagatTCTGCTCCCTCAATGACACTGTTTTTCCTCATCTCCACTTACCCTGACTTTGAGGCTTTATTTATACTTAATGATAGTCACTTAATGCATCACAATATTGCttttatatttatgtatatttgattccTGTGCCCCAACTCACCGTAGATTCTCCAGCTCAGCAGGCAGGTCTAATTTCATCAGCTTCTTGTACTTCTTCACATGTGCTTCACGTACAAAATTAAGCTTCATCACTTGATCCATGTATCTAAAGGAAAAAGACGACATTACATCCAAAGCAGATAGTTCTAGTCAAAGAAGGAGATACCAAGATGTCCTTACTTGTCAATGGTCCCAAAGAGCCAACTGGGCTCTTTGTTAAAGGGCATGCTCATTTCATGGAAACATGCCACCTTGGTGGCAATCTCAGCCGATATGGCAGGATCGGGAAGTTGATCTGTGCGCATGCGGGTATTCTggaaaaacagataaaataaagATGATACCAATGCTTCCTCTACCTAAGGACCTAGCTCAAGTATTTTATGGATTTACATTCTACTTACAAAGTAGAAGGAATGTGTTCAATagaaattcagattagattttaACCCTGAATGTTCAATACTttgaaacattattttgttatgtatgaatgtgtgtatggtgtatgtgtgtgtgcatgtattatACCGGAAAGTACTGTTCTAAGCGTCCCTGGGGAAAGATGCCGTACAGTTTTGGTCCTAAAGTTCGTTCTGCCAGGATGGCGAACATCACACTTTCCAACACCAGGGAGTCCACTCCCTGTgtcacagaaagacagacagaaagacagtttgattacatttttgctttagtttataCTTCCAGGCAGACAATAATGATAGAAGAATGACTACAGAAATTATATTTTCCCGATAGTAATTCAACAGCTGAACAGAACAACCTGTAAGATGGCACCATACACTCTGAGGAGCACGACGCGAGGTTCATCTGCGACAGCAGGCACATGGTCAGGCAAACAACACAGGTAGAGCAGATTACTCAGCCCCCCACTGCAAAACAAAAACACCAGTGCTATCACATCAGGGCAAAGTTAATGTCATTACACATAGCTACAGTATATAGTAATTGGTCACTACACCACTACAACACGTGTAAACCAACTGTTTTGCTATCGTGTCTAAAGTGACTGATCACTTGCACTAAGGCTGCGGTTCAGTCTTTTTTGATTCCTAACTGAGCAAAATAACCTAAGTGGGAGCAAGGATAAGAGCTATTTATTACTCTGGACGATAAGGAAAGGAGCTTAACACTTCCTTTATTATCTCCATTTGCATAGAATACACTGACTGTACCATCCTGTACAAAAAGAAAGCAGATATGGGTATTAAATTAACACATCTTTCACTGTTGTCCACGTTTATAGAGCCCACACTCCAATGTTTAGACGTGTCTATGTCTATAGAAGTCTAGATCTATGTAAAATTGTAGTTTTACCACAGCAGACCAAATGAAGTCCTGTTGGATTCTCCTTCACATCTTTCCTTAACTTAACCCCATTACGTTTTTCACTAAGGTTAATGAAATGTGGTTATAAAAAGACATAGGACCTGTTTTTTTTATTCGCAGCACAATACTGTCCTTGCCTAACTGGCAGCTGGCTCAGccttagtaggctacatggtgcACCTGCTGCTCAAATTGAGCCCTGTGCTGTTTTTCacctacatatatatattttagtgCACTCATATCACattgtttatatatt
This region of Pseudochaenichthys georgianus chromosome 6, fPseGeo1.2, whole genome shotgun sequence genomic DNA includes:
- the chkb gene encoding choline/ethanolamine kinase, whose product is MTMPVYLCANHQLLRVRRGETPVLKDRYTLILAANRPPTCTRLSRYACLFRLRSLTGELRTPARQSCLVFRPTYNTGLPLLFARKLTMQSGGNVTGSGVRDNIPSVTTEDVGPPGGNKRVGDMLFVNERHSRTPSPLFGANCDYDSEAEAFRDGRTEEVDRDTRSRAFSWCRDFLAGSWKTVEERDFQISIVSGGLSNLLYLCCLPDHVPAVADEPRVVLLRVYGAILQGVDSLVLESVMFAILAERTLGPKLYGIFPQGRLEQYFPNTRMRTDQLPDPAISAEIATKVACFHEMSMPFNKEPSWLFGTIDKYMDQVMKLNFVREAHVKKYKKLMKLDLPAELENLRALLAETKSPVVFCHNDVTEGNILILEDKDPNATDRLMLIDFEYSSYNYRGFDFGNHFCEWMYDYTYNQWPFFKATQENYPTREQQLHFIRSYLAQQRGHSDMSKDQTQEEEAMIIEANRYALASHFLWGLWSIIQAKISKIEFGYMDYAQCRFDGYLKLKKAFS